A stretch of Salarias fasciatus chromosome 23, fSalaFa1.1, whole genome shotgun sequence DNA encodes these proteins:
- the LOC115381276 gene encoding keratin-associated protein 4-4-like codes for MPLPKSADGSNFWKYNRSYNYRSNNSRSGNRRSCNSKPNICKSIKSRSHRLNNSRFNKFYNCSTPNHRLRNCWSNNWRLCNHDSRSSNCRSSNCRCNNCRSSNCRSNNCRSSNCRSNNCRSSNCRSNNCRSSNCRSSNCRSSNCRSSNCRSSNCRSNNCRSSNCRSNNCRSSNCTSSNCRSSNCRSNNCRSSNCTSSNCRSSNCTSSNCRSSNCRSSNCRSNN; via the exons ATGCCTCTTCCAAAATCTGCGGAC GGGTCCAACTTCTGGAAGTACAACAGGTCCTACAACTACAGGTCCAACAACTCAAGGTCCGGGAACAGAAGGTCCTGCAACTCAAAGCCCAACATCTGCAAGTCCATCAAGTCCAGAAGCCACAGGCTCAACAACTCTAGGTTCAACAAATTCTACAACTGCTCCACCCCAAACCACAGGCTTAGAAACTGCTGGTCCAACAACTGGAGGCTCTGTAACCACGACTCCCGGTCCAGCAACTGCAGGTCCAGCAACTGCAGGTGCAACAACTGCAGGTCCAGCAACTGCAGGTCCAACAACTGCAGGTCCAGCAACTGCAGGTCCAACAACTGCAG GTCCAGCAACTGCAGGTCCAACAACTGCAGGTCCAGCAACTGCAG GTCCAGCAACTGCAGGTCCAGCAACTGCAGGTCCAGCAACTGCAGGTCCAGCAACTGCAGGTCCAACAACTGCAGGTCCAGCAACTGCAGGTCCAACAACTGCAGGTCCAGCAACTGCACGTCCAGCAACTGCAGGTCCAGCAACTGCAGGTCCAACAACTGCAGGTCCAGCAACTGCACGTCCAGCAACTGCAGGTCCAGCAACTGCACGTCCAGCAACTGCAGGTCCAGCAACTGCAGGTCCAGCAACTGCAGATCAAACAACTGA
- the LOC115382088 gene encoding ly6/PLAUR domain-containing protein 3-like: protein MRQSTTHSIGTTSADPTVVLSTTGDGALQCLFCVDAQCSTEESSFCGLNMMCFTASILESSSGDSANVTISKGCGLANLCPTPGNRTFSDNNGSVISARCCDTDNCNSENITAPRVSSQLQPEGLQCYTCFPANQCNSILQCRAEEDMCFRENVTFDSVTYETAGCTSSNLCQASPNPGTQPTTQSLTFMRGEPECCNTSLCNFISTPVRPTNQPPSFATSSTSPATNNITGTPLPMTSSEATTSGPRSSAYLGMQLKLTSIESLSDASVTEIIDQYFAQVLGDIPHAVNVRKIQRM from the exons ATGCGGCAATCAACAACGCATTCAATTGGAACTACATCTGCAGATCCAACAGTTGTTTTATCCACCACTGGAG ATGGAGCActgcagtgtttgttctgcgtTGATGCACAGTGTTCAACTGAGGAATCTTCCTTCTGTGGTTTAAATATGATGTGTTTTACAGCTTCCATTTTAG AATCTTCATCCGGAGACTCAGCAAATGTGACAATCTCAAAGGGGTGTGGACTCGCAAACCTATGTCCAACCCCAGGCAATAGGACATTCTCAGACAACAATGGTTCAGTTATATCTGCGAGGTGCTGTGACACTGATAACTGCAACTCAGAGAATATAACTG ctcccagagtATCCTCACAGCTTCAGCCAGAGGGTCTTCAGTGCTACACTTGTTTTCCTGCGAATCAGTGCAATTCGATTTTGCAGTGTCGAGCAGAGGAGGATATGTGCTTTCGGGAAAATG TGACATTTGATTCTGTCACTTATGAAACTGCTGGTTGCACATCTTCAAACCTGTGTCAAGCTTCACCTAACCCTGGGACTCAACCGACTACGCAAAGCCTTACCTTCATGAGAGGAGAACCAGAGTGCTGCAACACCAGTTTGTGCAACTTTATATCAACTCCTGTGCGTCCAACGAACCAACCTCCTTCATTTGCTACAAGTTCAACATCACCTGCCACAAACAACATAACAGGAACACCACTGCCAATGACTAGTAGTGAAGCAACAACATCAG GCCCAAGATCATCTGCATATTTAGGAATGCAGTTAAAACTGACCTCCATCGAAAGCCTCAGCGATGCATCTGTGACTGAAATCATTGACCAG TATTTTGCTCAAGTCCTGGGTGACATCCCACACGCAGTGAATGTTAGGAAGATTCAAAGAATGTGA